From the genome of Rhododendron vialii isolate Sample 1 chromosome 10a, ASM3025357v1:
tatttctctctctcttactaaATCTATCAATAACTACTCTTACTCTCTCCTTTGTGTTGAAGATAATTCGTTGAGAACTATAAGTTGAATTATTTTACTTatgaaaattataaatttttatgaaatataattttttcccTTCGTTTCCATTTTAAGATACTGTGATAGTTTAACTCTTTTCAAATAGGAATATATCttgaaaaaaagttcaaaagaaaatcaagGCATGTTAGATTCTTAAAAACCAAATTgatgtgggttttttttccaCAACAAAGTGGTGTGTATGGATTGTGCCCCCACTCAGAGGCGGATCCAGGTGTGGTCATATGGGGGCCACGGTCCCTGCATTGTttcagggttttttttaataaaatttttaatattaatattaatattttattttgttaagaaCACCaagatattgtattttgtattaatTAAGTgctatttagacatttaaatgggaaaatgacggcaaaggacatgttttgataataaatacccgccaagaacaagttaagaaaatttgttaatactgaaaatgtccttagtgagtattaaatatcaaaacacatctgtggccgtcattttcccaatttaaATCCTTTGAAAATGTGTACGTTTTGGatcccaaaacccaatttctctctttgCACGATAGTCTCCCataaaattttccttcaattatttgTCTCATTCCTCTTTCTACCTCTCTCCACCTACTATttaaaaaacctccctcaaatcCTAAATCAAACAAATTATTAGATTTtcgaaccttgaaatttcaaaatattgttCATAGTTCGATCTCCGCGTTTACAAAATTCTGGTTCCGTTTCTGCCCCACTGATACAAATTTCTAGCTATGCCATGACGATAAGATTAATTCAGTGGAAAGTTGGTTGAATAGTCTATGTGGGATATATCACAAGAATAGCCCTTCCCCCTCCCCTATCTCCATTGCCTATAAAAGCGTTCTCATTCTCCCCCAAATAACACACAAGCTAGAACCAAAAACAGATAACAAAAactcaaccaaaaaaatgacgattttggcactaatttccctctctctcctctccataCTAGGAGCCTCGGCACAACAAGAGCAATGCGGTAGCCAAGCAGGAGGGAAAGTCTGCCCGGGGGGACTCTGTTGCAGCAAATTCGGCTTCTGCGGTACCACAGCGGCTTACTGCACCGGCGGGTGCCAGAGTAATTGCAACACGGGTGGCGGCGGCTCCCCCAACATCCCCTCACCAACCCCTAGTGGCGGTGGCGGCGATATCAGCTCTCTTATCAGCAAAGCCGTGTTTGAGAATATGTTGAAGCACAGGAACGACGAGGCATGTCAAGGGAAAGGGTTCTATACTTACGAGGCTTTCATCGCTGCCGCCAAGGCGTTTGGCGGTTTTGGAACTACTGGGGATGATGCTAccaagaagagagagattgcTGCGTTTTTGGCTCAAACTTCCCATGAAACTACtggtactttttcttttcttctgtcGAAAGTGATTTATTACGGTCTGTTTGTTACCGAGTTAATGGCAATAGGATAAGTAATACCACACAACTCCAGTAGTATCGTATACCGTAAACTTCATTGGATTTAACATGTTGAATTAAGTCGGGTCGTAAATATTTTAACCAGACACCAGATATTTTGTGAACACCGATGGCGATggattaaggccccgtttgataacggTGATAGATTaatgagattcgtaaggagatgagattaagATTGGAATTGGTAAtaagaagggattgataatgagtatatTTGTTTGGGACATGATTCGATAATAAGATTATAATATTATGTttatttgagatgagattagatgatgggattggattgatagaagatattggtaatgagaatggattgatAAGGAGAAGAGGTTGGGATGGGATTATTAATACCATCTCCAAGatggtattagcaatacccccaAGTTGGGGTATTAGCAATCTGGTGGGATTGATAGTTCGGACCatttttgagaaatcaaacaagGTATTGATAATATCCCCACTCTAACAATTCAATCCCAACCCCTTGGagggttatcaaacggggcctaattgGATTAATCATGTGTATTTGGATATGTAGGTGGGTGGCCAACGGCTCCGGATGGACCATATGCATGGGGATACTGTTTTGTTACGGAACAAGGAAACCCCGGGGATTATTGTGTTGCAAATCAACAATACCCTTGTGCTGCTGGGAAGAAGTACTTCGGCCGTGGTCCCATCCAAATTTCATAGTGagcaccatctctctctctctctctctctctccaatattTCGGTCCATCTTCTTTTCATAAATGTCCTAAAATAATTCTCAATTTTAATTTAGTCAATGATATATATGGTGggtacattttttttctccttctaCCAATattaaaaattcaatcagaaaagtggaggaaaaagtacatatatactttgtgatgataattttttttaaaagaaggataattttttaaatatagaAAGTCCTACTTTGAGAAGAGAGGAAATTCTTTCATGAGATGAACagagtagttttttttggtacttttggATTTCAAATCAATAACTTTCCATGTGATATTCTCCTATGTGACACAAAATTGGAGCCATTATGCTCTCATTTAGTGATCCAAGTCATTCACTTTGTAATATTTAAGTCTAGATGTATTTTATCAttcaggtaaaaaaaaaatcgagttgATTGAATATCGTTAAGGTCTTGATTGAATAAATATTGGTCATAAGAGCAAATGACAGGTAGTGTGTGGCCATTTATTACTTTCATGAAAATTGTGCTTCATTCACGTATGCCGCGAAATTCAAAATACAGAGAATCCTGTTACAttaatgaaaaaataagaaaaacaaacacttattttttaattaatcgtgatgtattgtgagaaaatgactAGCCTCGCAAAGCTAAgtgagaaataaatacttaaaaaataagaaccatagCGAAAAACGAAGCCTTTTGGCTCACCAAAACTCCCAAGTAGGAAAGCCAACCAAGCTTCTCTTGCTCTCTCAATATGCAAAAGGAATAAaccaaaaatgaagaagaaaaatttcaaagaaaaggGGCCAAGGCAAATCTCTTCTTCATAAATTTGATCTAATCTCAAAAGTCTTCCCACTGGCAGCATATTTTCCATGTGCAAAAAATGAGCACATTCTCCAATTAATTTGCCTATGTACTGACTCTTTTTGACCTTGACTTCGGCAGCAATTACAACTATGGTCCAGCTGGAAGAGCCATAGGAAGCAATCTACTAGCCAACCC
Proteins encoded in this window:
- the LOC131302496 gene encoding basic endochitinase-like isoform X2 produces the protein MTILALISLSLLSILGASAQQEQCGSQAGGKVCPGGLCCSKFGFCGTTAAYCTGGCQSNCNTGGGGSPNIPSPTPSGGGGDISSLISKAVFENMLKHRNDEACQGKGFYTYEAFIAAAKAFGGFGTTGDDATKKREIAAFLAQTSHETTGGWPTAPDGPYAWGYCFVTEQGNPGDYCVANQQYPCAAGKKYFGRGPIQISYNYNYGPAGRAIGSNLLANPDLVATDPTISFKTALWFWMTPQSPKPSSHDVIAGRWTPSAADSAAGRVPGYGVITNIINGGIECGKGSTPQQEDRIGFYNRYSGIMGVGTGNNLDCNNQRPFA